In Lactuca sativa cultivar Salinas chromosome 5, Lsat_Salinas_v11, whole genome shotgun sequence, the DNA window CTGAACCTATCTCATTGAGGTACTCCTAATCAATCTTCCGTCCTCGGCTCTGGGATCCATATCATCCAGGGTATCGCACCCCGATACACATACCAGCTCAATCGTCAACGGCTGAACTGCAATAGCTGGAGTAACCCCAGCCCTACCTGGGCTACAACTACTCCCAAATCATAGTCTCCAATCCCAAAAGCGCAATAGATCACACAATCAATCCATGCCGACCGATACAAGAAATCCAAGGCGAACTCAAAATCCTGGCTGTCCTTCCGCTGACTGGCTCACCACCGGAGCCGGATCCAAACCCTGGTCCTTCCCCTTGCGTGCTCATCCACATTCTGCATAACCGCTATCCCTACAGAACATAACCAACAATTCTCCttcccataagcttcttagattttccaagactctcactgattcgagtatggatcctgtgctttcagtagtacgggcccatactaccttccacacctatccatactttcctcagcaatcctcccgaatcctccaagtcacctaCTCCACTGGTGCACCAAATATTCGCTAATAGCAGCACGATACTCACTGAAGCAACTCCTAGGCTccccctaggttcccaacctcgccttgccatcagctgttgaagaaCTCCCCATGATGCTATCCATCCACCTCCTGGATATCGTTATATCCACTTAGTGGCTGACTCCCATcacttaagagttccacaaagcacaaagcaagcaacattcgtgtagTAGCACTCTGATCCAAAGAACTATCATAGAACGTTCAACCCACAAACCGCGACCCATGCTGTCCACATCCACCCTCACTGCcagctgccttatgcatgcaaattatacacataacaggatctaatagactgtcgaataatagactctaccccAAGACCACAGGAAATAAGGTCAAATCAGCTATTCtgaggctataagatcctaaccgtatacaattttcaaaacatacacattgcagttacaaataccaattatcattctTATTTTAGCATGACATCCACTCATGGCTACAAGCACCACATACCAGGCCAACCTATTGCTTACTACTcataactagcatgcaagtctaccagctcatacaacatatacatGCATCTCCCCTAGCCCTGACTGGCATGTGATTTACAGATTCATAATCAAATCATAGCAGATAAAAAATGTGGGTAttctggggaaacttacttgagcttggctgattgcatgcaccacaccctttcttgtcttatAAATTCTTTACttaaaacatttttccttttgaaaacttaacagatcctcagtttgagtttagacacacccgaaagtatgtccgaatccctcaaaccaaggctctgataccaacttgtaacgatccaaaaatcaagggtaaaaatttcattttttaatttagctaaacattgataccatttatttcaaacatttcaaatcatcatgAAGTAAAAtgtttatcagagttcatcccaaaatcattcattgcggaaatcataggtgtgtgcgctgcgatcaatccgagctcctcttttccaaatcgatgatacttgaaaccaaaactgtaaaccgtaagcacaaagattagtgagtccccccagagcataccccccacacacaatccacataacacatatcctgttagctataaaagctacctatatcacataagtcatgcatacatagaacctaggaaagccatgggctaccccacatggtcttacatccaattccatgggctaccccacatgatctttacctaggactgccatgggctaccccacatggtctttacctaggactgccatgggctaccccacatggtcttacatccaatgccacaggCTACCccaaggtcttccatgcaagtatcacaaggacaactagcataacacatatcatataatcactagcataccacttagcataagctaactatcataccacatatctgtcttccatgcaagtatcataagACAATtggcataacacatatcatataatcactagcataccacttagcataagctaactatcataccacatatatATACTACAACTAGtgtaacatataacataaaatgggccggccttggtgccttagacccattggtacggtgagaagactcacctcgtactgcAGAAGCTTCCTGCATGAATTCCTTAGTTGCTGCCCCACCAGCTTCCCGAGCTGTCACTTCATCAAACAAtatacccaattaacaattgggtcccataccataatccttaatccatgtaTGGGGTAATATGACCATTATGCCCTTGGCCCAGTATGATccaaactaaggcccaaacccaaaacaaaTGCCCAACACTAAGTGGACTTTCCcaacccactaatggcccaatttgctcaattgggcccaatccctgtAATAGGCCTTAACTTAAGCCCAAAAATATCCTTGGCCCAATACATCTTACTTCTGATagtccactaaggcccaaagcccACTACATGGCCCAAACTGAGGCCCAAAACACAATAAGCCCATAACTgatgagtacgatgggcgtactcctgtgtatgctaagcgtacaggcCAAATGATGCTTACGCTTGGCGTACCTgcacgtacgctcagcgtaatctCCTGTTAAGAaattttcccattaagtgcttaatactctactCTAGAAGCTAAAAACACAGATCTAAGTCCTTTTCAACGTCTTAAACCATAACGTTGCTTACTTGACGGCTTTGCATGGACCACATAAgctcaaactccaaaaatgataaTCTACCTCTAAGGAAATGGTCTTAAATCATGCATGAGCCCATTAAGACttccaagatggcaactttctaccttagggactcatttaacACTAAGAGTGGCAACTCAAAGCCTAAGAATCGTATTTCAACCTTAAAGTTCCATCCTTGAGACCAAAATGAACTAAAACTCATAATGGTGGATCTACATGAAAGATTTGACAAGGTTGAGAcattatacctccaaaagcttgcaaagttgatgaaggttttggatctAGAAGCTTGACTCCAACCATAGTTTGATCACCAAGTCCCTTCTTCTTCAAGGTCCAACATAACAAGTCATAACCCAACTAGATCCACATGAGGAAGCcaccaagatccaaactttatgctttctggAGTTAGATCAATatgattagggcttggatccacaagctttaagccaagcaatgcttcctcaaggaactccttcttccacaataaGCACCAAAAACAAACTAaatcaccaaaaagctcaagaatcactcaaatggaggctaagggtcgatttctagggtttagagggatggaggctgaagatattagggttaggttaaaagataaggagcttaaatagggtccaagacgcTAAAATATGGTTCTGATATGactagagtacgcccagcgtactcctggGAACCTTCGTGACCAACTTGgtcagtatgcccaacgtactccaaggtACGCCCACCGTATTACCCTCTTTACTAGTACGCCCCACGTGCTCGGTTAAGCCTGAAAACCAcgaaacttccgaaggccataacttcttcgttacaagCCCAATTCtcacgatccttatatccacggaaaggtgacgagaagctctACACATATATCACCTCATATATTCCTTTAGACCTTATGaaaaaaatccattttccacaaaagcccgaactgacactttaccaaaatacccctaagctccaaaacacaaaccgaacacccgaatcacttctaatacatcacccgcacccaaatgggcctagatcttaCCTTCTCTAGAGCCATACTCCTTATGATGACCAACCTTTGGCCCACAGCCTCAGACTAGAAGTCAATTCGGAACAGAGCGTTACATTGTCATTTTTATCATTCAACACAACAATTCAAAGGTTCCAACCAAACAATGTGTTAAAATTCAGACATTTTAGAAATTCtgacctcttaaaaattcagattttgCCAAAGAGTCATTATCTTATATTTCTAACACTCAACCTTAAGCTAAGACATATAGATCGAACACACATCTTGAAGCAACCAAACTATAAGCATCATTCATCATTCAACACAAGTCATGAATTTTCCTTGGAGTTCGATCcaacaaaatatattttaaaatattaatgtCATAATTGGATGATACAGTCCTGGACTCAACTCAACACCACAAGCCCATGGAAGATCCATTGACCACAAATGGGCCAAAAGTTTGTCGAGAAAAAAGCTCCAAGAGGGTCAAAAGGAATTAGTCGATCGCATTAAGCACATGTTAAATTAGTTAGTGGAAGAAGTAGTTTTCCGAGCATACATGATCTCTTTTCCATCACCCATGTTCTCTAATAAAGTGCATTTAGTTTAGGCAGCATTTTCTTATTTAAGTCTTGTAATTTCATTTTGGAAAAACATGTCAGAAAATTGCTCCAAGTATTGTGTGTTCTTCTTCGCTCTATCTTCTTGGAGGCTAACTCACTTAAGGGTCATATCATTTGGTGCTTTAATTCCTGATCTCCCAACCATGCCTCCCCAGAAAGATACGGCACTTGACATCCCTCCTAAACCAGAATACAAAACTGACGAGAATCCACCGGACCACATTCAATCACTTCTTCATCTTGCCACTGCTACCAACACCCGGTTTAACACCCTCACCACAAACATCATGAATCTGATCAGTATCATCACCACCGCGTGGCCCTAAGTTGGTATAAATACTTAGCCGACAACAACATTCTCACTTCGTGGCCTGAGTTTTCCCGTGCTCTTGAATTTCGCTTAGCTAATTGTCTTTTGAGAACCACCAAGATGCTTTGTTCAAACTCTAACAAACCACCACAGTCACTGAGTATGTCGCGAATTTCGAACGGTTAAGTAATATGGTCGTTGGGTTGCAACCAGAAGCATtgctaaattttttttttctagtctACAATCAACTATCTAAAATGAGTTATCTATGCTTAACCTACTTCCTTTACCTAAGAATTCGGCTTAGCAAAACTATTGGAAGAAAAATTCACCGCCTTCGCTTCCCCTGCTGCTATCAGCCACGTCGAGTCCCTCTAACCATCGACCCTTTTACTGACCCCCACCAACGGCTCCTCCGTCTTAGTACCTGCTTCCACCGCTATCACTTCTACCCAGCCAACCACCTCTGCACCACTGCCCACCGCTCGCTTGTCCTCAGATCAGCTGCAGCAAAGGCACACTGTCTGGCTTTGTTTTCGTTGCCCCGAACGTTACACACCGGGACAGCGTTGcaatccccccccccctcaaaTTTTACTCATTATGGACAATACACCAGACCTTCCAAGAAATTCCACCTTACCATTGCTAATCGACAATCTCGTTGTTCCACATTTTCTTTCTATTTCACCGGCTGTTTTTTTTCGGGATGACTACCACAACCTCTATGAAACTAAGCGATCTTATTGAACACTGAGAAGTTAGCATTCTTGTCGACTCCGACAGTACACATAACCTAATTCAGCCACAAGTCGCCTCATTGCTCAACTTAACAGTCCAACCAATGCCTCCATTCTCAGTGCTTGTCAGAAACAATGAACCATTACATTACCACAAGTATTGCCCTCACGTTCCTGTCACCTTGGATCAAACCTCATTCCCGGTACCGCTTTTTCTTTGTGCGATGTAAAACTTATTTTGGGTTATGATTGGCTCCACTCTTTAGGCCCCATTACGGCGGATTTCTCGATTCCCTCTTTATCCTTCCGATTTAACAACCAACAAGTTACCATATGCGGGCTTCGTCCACCGGCCACCGGCCACCATGACCTCAACTGTCGGTGTTACCATCTCCGACCTTGAGGACAAGGTCTCGCTCAAGAGGAGGGCATTGATATAGTCATGGACTCAACTCAACACCACAATCCCATGGAAGATCCATTGACCAGAACTGGGCTGAAAGATGCTGTCGAGATAAAAGTTTCAACAGGGTCAAAAGGAATTTGTCAATCACATTAAGCACATGTAAAATTAGTTAGTGGAAGAAGTAGTTTTCCAAGCGTGCATGATCTCCTTTGCATCACACATGTTCTCTAATAAAGTGAATTTATTTTAGGTAGCATTTTCTTATTTAAGTCTTGTAATTTCATTTGGGAAAAACTTGCAGAAAATTAGTCAAAGTTGTGTGTTCTTCTTCACTCTATCTTCTTGGAAGCTAACCCACTTAAGGGTCATATCACTTGATAACCAAATACTATCTTTTTTTACAAAAAGCgtttattcaaaaataaaaatactatCAAAAGGTAATCAACTTGAACTTTACCTTCACAAATTAGTAAATTACCATTATTTAGACGGTATTTTTTAGCAGAGTCTAATTGTTTGTTACCTACCTATTTATGATACTTTTTTTAACAAAAGTATTtagtaaaattaaaaaaacaaacaatggcTTCCATCTATGACATAAACCCACATTACACCTTTCCCTTCCTTTTTTACACCAAAAGCCAAGGGATGGCAATACCCATGGAACTGTGGAAGCCTAGAAACCAACGTTATAACCAGCTTATAAAATAAAGCCCCGCCACACAACATGAGCAACCACAACAAAATGTCTATAGACATGGagaaaatacaacataagaatataAAAGTAAATGGCATCAACATGCACGTGGCTGAGATCGGAGAAGGCCCTGTTGTGCTTTTCGTCCATGGCTTCCCAGAGCTTTGGTACACGCGTCACCAGATGTTGTATATATCCTCTAAAGGCTACCGTGCCATCACGCCTGACCTTCGTGGCTTTGGAGATTCGGAGGCACCACCTTCCTCCACCAGCTACACGGCCTTCCACGTCGTCGGAGACCTGGTGTGCTTGCTTGACTCATTGGGGTTGGACAAGGTTTTCCTGGTGGGTCACGACTGGGGTGCTATAATCTCATGGTACCTGTGTCTTTTCCGGCCAGACCGGATCAAGGCTTTGGTTAACATGAGTGTCGTCTATAAACCTAGGAATTCTTCTGTCAAACCTGTAGACCTCATACGACACACTTTTGGTGACGATTTCTACATCTGCAGGTTCCAGGTCATCATATCGATCTTTTACTATTTACTCTTTTTTTACATTATAAGAATTATTAGATTAATGATCATCTTGTGTATGCATATTCCAACCAAGTATGTACAAAGATCTGATGTTTTCTTAAGATTATCTTAAACATACTTTTAAAAAACTCAAAACGCATAAAGTGGACGACTTTGAAAGCCTGCATTTTAACTTTATTTGCTCGCTAGCTGTTTGgtacaaaaaaaaaatgcaagTTGTTGTATTCTTGTGTTGTCTCCGACCCCACAACAAGTTGTTTGTAATGTAACTAGTAACTACACATACGTACGTACTATACGCCAGAACAGAAGAAATGAATGTATATATATGGATTAATTAATATGAACAGGAAATTGGGTGGGAAGAGGAGTTTGCAAAAGTTGATACCAAAAAACTGTTGGCATCATTGATGAGATATGGTCCACTGGCATGGCCTAGACTGCTCTAGCGCGCCATCTTGGCCTGGTACGCTCCTACCAGCCCTGGCGTTCCCTTCCGAGCTTTGTtggggactcccttgccagccctgctggggactctcctgctGGCTCGGCCAGGCGCTCCCTCGCCTGGCACTCCCTTGCCATCCTATCCTGGTGCGCGCCCGCCAGCCCCGCCCGACACTTCCGGGCAGCCTTGCccagctccttgctagttgggcctgaattgggctggcccaaggcctgacctaattgtcccctatataatgaatagTATCTCCTCCATAAAGAGGGACCTTTCCCTAGACTCTCTCCCAAATGGTTCAGCCGCCACTAGATCTTCCCCCATGGCTCAGCCGCCATTATACTCCGGTcaggtggctcagccgccacccgccgccgtcagccaccatacaccactactagcaccaagatggttctctccaactatggaggaccatctcagatcttctaGCTGGTCTAACTTGACCGTCGAAGTCCGCTCTcggggcacagtccctgggaCGGCTCTAACAGGTTTGCACTGTGATGTCCAGATCTCCGCCGCAACAGAAGACCAGGAGGCCCGCCGGAGGTCGATGtcgcatcatttggcgccatcccgGATTCGAGCAAGTAGCAAAAGCCTCAGTTGGTTTTAAGCTCGTTTTTGCCCAGATCTGAACAGATCTGATGTGTTTCCACCTAAGGTTTGTTCAGATCTATTCATCTCTATATTCCTTAGTTCAGATCTGTTTGGCTTTTGCCAAGACCTTTTCAGATCTGTTTTGCCATATTTTAGATCTCAAAGATCTACTTCGTTTTCAGATCAGATCTGTagaattttttgtttttcaattcAGATCTCCAAATTTGTTTTCGTTTTTAGGATCTGATCTCAAGATTTGTTCAAGTTTTCAGCTCATGAAGCTTGCAAAGAGATCTTGGatctattttcttttttatatttgaaTGAATATTTCAGCAACTTGATGGAGAAGAAAAGAAGTTTTTACAAGTTTTATTCATTTCATCAAGTTCATGTTATCAAAAATTcgagtttttcttcatttttgttCATACTTTCGAATTTTACTCAGCAAGTTGAAgaacaaacaatattttacaagtatttacCTCTCTTGTTTGTTCATTACCAAGAAAATCGGTTTTTGGTTCCTGATTTCTCATGTTCAACTTCATTCAAGATGTTTATTTGATGCTTCCTATGGAAGCTTAGAGATGGGAAACAAAAGATTTTTAGATCTGTGGAGCAAACTGAAGAGTAAGGAAGGTTTAATGATAAGAACACTTGATTAGATTCGTTTTTGTTTAAAATGGTGAGGTTTTTTATGAGTTTTACCTATCTCTTGTTCATACATTATCAAACTCTTCTTCAGTTATGCATTTTCTGTAACAACCATTTGTACATTCAGCTGTATAGCTTGTACATTTTATAAAACTCTTCCAAAACAGAAAAAGAGAAGTCTTGATGGGAGAAAGAAATAAATTTTTACAAGTTTTTATGTTATCGGAAAATCAACTGTAGTTGAGCTTTTACCATATCTTGAAACATTTATGTTGTAAGAAATTCTATATTGCTTGTACATCACCAATATGTGTGGTGGCATTACTCAAACCCATTCTTTAAAGACTATTGTCTGTATATGAAGCTTTGTTGCTTATACATTTCGCAAATCCTCCAAACGTGATCTGATTTACAACCTCAAACTTACCACAGCCACTTACAGTTTACTgtttcaaaaataataataaaaaaaggggGATAAGATAACTATAACTATAACGTGTATTCAAAAGAGTATACATGAAGCTACAAGACAAAGGCGCCAAAGGGCCCACATGTtttaaaagatgcttaaaagctAGCGAAAAGTCAAAGGAGGGCTCGGGTCCCACCTTGGTCGGAACCCAACAATCGTTGGCTTTCTCCGGATATCCAACAGGGTCTCCGATAGACTAGCTCCGGCAGCAGCTCGCTATCACAACCACCGTTATCCTATAGCAAAGTCTTCCTTTACTAGTCGCCAAAACCAGCAACTCAACAGATAGACAAAAAATTGATCTGACCTCCACCCGGAAATCGCGAATACTATTCCAATCTCCTTTTCTGGTCAACGAATCTCATTAGAAAATCTCCTACATCTGTAAACCATCTCCGATTGATAAACATACCATGGCCCCTGCGTAAACCACCTGTTACGATCGTCTTCAAGAAACGATTTAACAAACCATCATCGACGGAAAAACTCGAGGCTATGACCTTTGCCACAGTTGTCAAATTCCGATGATGAACCAACAAATCGATTTTGAAGGCAAGCTAAACCCGACCATCACCTGTCAAACACTTTCAAGATAGGTGACCCAAGAGAGAAAAACCACTAGTCCTCTATTTTCTCAGACAGTCATCGTCGGCCAGAGCCATAGCATCACCGCAGGCTTCGCCAGTCAATACCACTCTAGCCGATCACACCCGTTGTTTCTCCCATCGTTGGATCACCTGTTAACTCCCAACAGCATAAGCCATCGCTTCATAGTCGCCTTCACCGATCAATTTCATCACCATCAATTATCGTCATCATCAGGGGGAGAAGGGCGAAGCCATTGGATCACCATTGAGATCAGGGCCTCCCGCTTCCTCGATTCGCTGCCGCCAGTCGACCACCTCATTCAAT includes these proteins:
- the LOC111892785 gene encoding uncharacterized protein LOC111892785, whose protein sequence is MEKIQHKNIKVNGINMHVAEIGEGPVVLFVHGFPELWYTRHQMLYISSKGYRAITPDLRGFGDSEAPPSSTSYTAFHVVGDLVCLLDSLGLDKVFLVGHDWGAIISWYLCLFRPDRIKALVNMSVVYKPRNSSVKPVDLIRHTFGDDFYICRFQVIISIFYYLLFFYIIRIIRLMIILCMHIPTKYVQRSDVFLRLS